A single genomic interval of Mucilaginibacter robiniae harbors:
- a CDS encoding YXWGXW repeat-containing protein, which produces MWVAEDWTRRGGRYVWHGGYWAAPPRPGAFFVPGHWQNTRRGSVWIPGHWR; this is translated from the coding sequence GTGTGGGTAGCGGAAGACTGGACCCGGCGCGGCGGCCGGTATGTCTGGCACGGAGGGTACTGGGCCGCACCACCTCGTCCAGGCGCCTTCTTTGTACCAGGGCACTGGCAGAATACCCGCCGAGGTTCGGTGTGGATACCCGGCCACTGGCGTTGA